In Sander lucioperca isolate FBNREF2018 chromosome 12, SLUC_FBN_1.2, whole genome shotgun sequence, one DNA window encodes the following:
- the samd10b gene encoding sterile alpha motif domain-containing protein 10 isoform X4 — protein MLSRQSVVDPCRTAMQAISEAASSFSFCRASLEHTVSAEELSYQLPRRAGGSNLTWHDGRGQRTAHTRTVKLLQQPGTEGIQLRPGEAFTVYHTSPTLSSLSKPVVLWTQQDVCKWLKKHCPHNYLTYVEAFSHHAITASFGNFS, from the exons ATGCTCAGCAGACAGAGTGTGGTCGATCCCTGCCGGACTGCCATGCAGGCAATCTCTGAAG CGGCGTCCAGCTTCAGTTTTTGCCGTGCCTCCCTGGAGCACACGGTGTCTGCTGAGGAGCTGAGCTACCAGCTGCCGCGTCGCGCCGGAGGCAGCAACCTGACCTGGCACGATGGCCGTGGCCAGAGgacagcacacacacgcactgtcAAATTACTGCAGCAGCCCGGCACCGAGGGCATCCAG TTGCGTCCGGGCGAAGCCTTCACTGTGTATCACACCAGTCCTACTCTGTCCAGTCTTTCCAAACCTGTGGTGCTGTGGACTCAGCAGGATGTCTGCAAGTGGCTTAAGAAACACTGTCCTCACAACTACCTGACCTACGTAGAGGCCTTCTCCCATCACGCCATCACAG